AGAATTAAGAGCAaacaatgcaaaaaaaaaaaaatcaaaatcatatTCTTCAATTTTTAGTCTCTGATTACTAGATTTGCAAGACCTTCAGCATTATTTTATCTTCAGCAAAAGTATGAGCATCTAACTCTGCTTGTCGTTTCTCAGCTGCATGAATGGCTTGTAGAAAATCAATCACGAGTTTTCCATCCTCAGATATATAGCTCTCCTCGATAGTCCCAGGTAAACCCTACAGATCCAAAAGTCATTGTCATTTCAGACACAGTAACTGATGAATTCTTTGCATACAATGCTTTAATTGCAATTGCACTACATTTCAAAGTAATCCTTCAAGAAGAAACACTTTTGAGTAAATTACAACCACCTGAGATTTACTGGTTGACACCAATGTGGGTTCGTTTCCATCGCTTTTCAAATTGTAATCATCAAGGAGGGAACTAGTTTGTCTTCGTGCACTGGCCAGATTCTCCTGCAAAAGCTACCCCTCAAAAAATGGCAACAGAAGAAACATAATTGAACTATGCATACTAATTCAGTGATCCTTCAAATAACAATCAGCTTATACCTTAGGTGAGTCTTGGCTATTGAATTGAACAGGCACAGAATTCGTCTCATTTTCAGCAGCAGCTGTATCATCCCGAGTAAATGGTGGTGTCATTTCAACAGCCTTTTGCTGATCACTATCAACTTTGACATCTGAACTGTTCATGGTAAGACTCCCTTCAGAAGGCTTACCAAGATTAGCACTTAAATCATCAGATTGAGTACCACTTCCTAGGGAGCTGGGCAATTCTTCCTCTTGAATATGATTGATATCATCTGATTTCAAATCTGGCTTATCTTTCATGTGAAAGTGACTTTCTTCCTGTCTTCTACTTAAATCTTCTCTTGGAGATGGATCTGAATCAGATGACATGCTTTTCTCCTCGTGTTCCATTTTGGGAGTTGGTATACTTGTCTGCTCATATTTAAGATTAGCAATTGTCTCTATCTTATCTTCATCAACTAGGGATTTTTTACTATCTTCCCTTAAATCCAGTTGCTCTTCACTAACAGCAGCGACCTTGGCAGACTCCGCGGTGCCATGTGGCTCTTTAGCAAAAAATCTATCCAGATAACCAGTGTGGTAAGCTCCCATGACTACAGCACCTAATGCAACACCTCCAACCAAGATTTTTGGCAAAGAACTCCTAGACTCAGCTTTATCAGCTGAACCTGGTCCCTGAGGTTCATTATGCTGAGATGCAGCTGACATTGCTCTCCTGGAAGAAAGATATGAAGGTATCTGCTCCAATGGTAGCCAAAAGGGAAAAGAATTAACAATACCGGCAAAGTCAGTTCATGCTTTTGGTGCACAGAGAAGAGGtgaataaatatataataattcATAATAATCTCATACTgcaattttcttaaatttaatTCATGTCAAAAAGGTCTCCTATCAAGAGAAAATGAAATTCCCACAGAAGCCGTGCACAGCTCAATTATGGAAAAAGTCCTCAACAAGTGAACTAGAAAATTAAACGAAAGCTGTATTGTGGGACATAAAGTACAGGGGCCAACTAGGACAATAGAGAAAACCCTTTCCCCAAACTTCTCATATGTTATTTAGAGAGAGAATTATTCAAGCATAAACTGAGCCACCAGCCCAACAACCTTCTCGCATCTCAATCATTAAACTTCCTGAGATCGGCAGGAATTTCTACACTCCCACGGCTAACAAACAGCAAAGAATTTACTCCCACAGGAGCACATTCGTTGCCTTGTTTCTTCGCAATTGCATTCCTTAATGCTAACACTTCTCCCTCAATATTAAGCTTTAAGACCATGTTCTACCAAGATGGCAATAAAACTGCAGCATCCTCATCCAATCATCACCAAAAATCTACAAGACGGATCAAATCAACATGAGACATTGAGCAGGTACAGCTGACTACCATTTTAGATGATCGAATTCCAGAACCCAACTTTACTATCAACAGTACATAGGAGCCCTAGTCTCTTACCTCTTCACTTGGATGATTAATTTACCATCAGGATTTGCATCAATCAATTATTTTGCATGGCCTACAAGCTACTAAACAAACATAAGTCTCTATCTGTCCCTTCAGCTCCCTCTGCATCCAAGCTTGAAAATTATTATCATTTACCTACCAGTTAAGATAACCTATCGCATATAAGATTTCCTACCAGTTAAGTACAGAACTCAAACTATAGCAAAACATCATCAAACTATAATAGCTCATCCCCCTTCCAAGCCAAGTTCTATAAATTCCAGAATATCATTGGTTATGCGTATAAATTGAGTTCCCGACATACATTGACCAAAAAATAACTAGCATTTAAAATTTTGCATAATTccatttcaaataattttttctcatttttgcaatCTCAatataataaatcaaaatgGAATTCAGAAATGATAAAGTTCTATCACTTAACGTGCCTGAGATGTAATCTGGATAGGAATTCTTCCATCTAATCGACATGACGAAAGCCGCAAAATTGACCTGCACATTAAATTcagaaatattttttgaaaaataggaATTATCAGAATTTAAAGTTGAACGATATCCCAATCTGTAGCAAATGATGGCCCTAAACAACAAAATCAACCAATGTATTGAGAATTAAATGCCTCGCAAGTGTAAGGGCACAAATTCATAGAACAAAATATAGTGTGTGTGAGTGCCTATTATGTTTCGAAATACCTGCGCAACATGGTGGAGATTAGATAGGAAATGCAGTGAGGAAGAGTTTGAACTGAGTGTCTGAAGAAGCTTGCTTAATCCGAAAGTTCGAACCCACGCCGAGAAGTATTCTTCGGAAGATTTGCGTCACCGGAACCCTCACGAAACTTCGTCGATGTTCTGCTTCGCTTTCATGTTTCTGCGGATTCTTTCAAATCTCTTTTgggaaatttttgtttttcaattttaatcGACCATAATTACGTAGGTGCTATGTAattattttccttatatatttatCATGTTAGAATTAGATTGTCTATTTAAAAAATCTTATAGTTATTTGTTTCGATGTTTCCAATAtttttagattgctatttttttaaaatacccttacattaaaTAGAGTATAATTTTaagggaacttgaattgatggtaaaaaaagaatcaactctcagtAAATGGGATAAGTTTATAGTAACAATAACTTATattaaataagggtattttaggaaaattaaaatacaactacattcttcaattgaaaagtggactacaatttgggacagacgaaaaacgAAAACAGAACTATCTacattttttcctcacatataaAATTGATGGTTTCAAGGGTATCTTTTATAAATGAATTACTTATCCAGATCCTTTTCATGTAACTTAACACTGAAAaccataaatatatatatatatatatatatatatatatatatatatatatatatatatatatataatatttcatGAGAATGACTTTTACAAATGACTATATTTTTAATTGCATGCTTATACATAGAGTAATCCTTAAAATACTACTTATTATTACTTGTAGGCTCAAGCTTGACAATAATGTTGCATCAAATTCTGAAAACTTTAACTTGATTAATTAAGCCAAATTTCAATTGGATTCCATTTGTTAATAACTCTGTTGGTCTGCTATGATAATCGATGAGCCAAATAGGCTGAAAAGTGAATCCATCTTGCCTAAGTTTTGAggtaaaaaaaaaggattctTTTTACCAAAATATAAAGTTTGTCGTATGATttggttgtcatttttttcaaaaattagatGCTGTGTGATTCTTTTGGTATGGAGTTGATTATATTTATCTCTTTTGAGATTCGGCCAAACTATCAATCAGTCTCTAAAAATCTACAATTCAACAATCCAAATGATCCTCTCCTACCCAAAAGGAAAGCTTTTCTCTGGATTAATCCTTCATATGCTATCAGTATATATATTAACGGGTTTAAATACATGTCGCATTTTTAAactttaaattaaaaattaaatgttGCATGTGTAACGACATGCATTTAGATTTGAAACTATATACACTGGCAGTGCATTCGTAACTTTTTAGATCATTGATGATTTCGTGCTTCGTTTGAGGATCCATCTGCAAGAGTATAAAATGTGGGAGGACGCTAAAAGTTTATGCAGGTCCGCATGCCTCGGTTGCCATGGTATGTTTGGAGCTTCCAATTGCTTCACCTTCTTCAACGACACGACACGGTTTAAGTGAAGCTTGTGTAACTATCCCTCTACTCCTCTTATGGGAAGTGTGAGAAAAAAAGATGTTCTTCTCGATGAATTATGTCTAGGCATTTCGTTTTCTTGCTGAACTTTTCGCCAAGGTAAGATTCAATGCTAGAATAGGCTTCATTCATCAAACCTAAAGAATCATATTAGACATTTTGGATTCTAATCTCCCTCCTTTCTTCTCAACGCTTCTTAATTTTCATCTCTCCTCtattagaaaaaaataatttctttgTCGCAAATATTTCGCAAACTTAGAGATTTTCTTGCCTTTTGTTTAAGAGGGttctacatttttttcttttttcctgaaGAACTTTACCTGTATTCTGTTTTACAGCTTGGTTGCATTTAGGACGGCATCATTTTGCTAATAAAGGATCACTGATGTAAGTTTCCCTGTCCTTGAGTTTTGATTTCTTTACAATTTAATAATGGCTCATGTTGCTTAGTGCTGAAAGCATCAAGAACAAGTTAATCAGGAACTAGTAAACAATACTAAAGCTTAATCATTAGCCAAAAGTGGCCATCCAAATTTACCAAGTCTAGCAAGAAAGCAATGGCTCAAGGCTGATAAGTCAGCAAACAGCAAATCTTTGGTCATTAGCTTGGATGAAGGGGAGGAGATCGTTGATGAATTTGAAGGTGTCATCATGGTTCAATGGCAAGGCTTGAAAGAAACTATCCAGCTTAATTCTTCAACTGAATCGATGCCCCAACAAATGATTTGTTCGCGAAGAAGAGCTTTGTACTCACTTTTCATAAGAAAACTCGCAAACAGAAGCATACTTAAACCACGTCATGGAAGAAGGCAAGGCAATCCAATTCAAGAATGGCACTCGAAAGCTCTATGCAATCAACAAAAGTTACAATTGGGAGTATGAAGGGATGTGGAGCTACATTTGATACTCTAGCAATGAATCCTTGCAAGAAGCAAGAAATCATTGATGatctcaagattttcaagaaggcAAAAGATTATTACGCGAAGATTGGCAAGACTTGGAAGCGCGGATATCTACTCTATGGCCCTCCAGGAACTGGTAAGTCGGCAATGATTGCAGCCATTGCCAATTTTATGGACTATGATATCTATGATCTTGAACTCACATCGGTTAAGAGCAATGCTCATGAGTTGAAGCAGCTATTGATCGATACAACGAGTAAGTCTGTCATTGTGATTGAAGATATCGATTGCTCTCTTGATCTCactggaaaaagaaagaacaaaaatgATGGAACTGAGAGGGATGTTCAGGCGAACAACCGGAGAGTTACACTGTCTGGGCTTCTGAATTTCATTGATGGAATTTGGTCAACATGCGGCCAAGAAAGGATCATCATCTTCACTACGAATCATCTCGGAAGACTTGATCCCGCCCTGATTCGTAGAGGGCGAATGGACATGCATATTGAGATGTCATATTGCGAATTCGAGGCATTCAAGATTTTGGCTAAGAATTACTTAGGCATTGATTGATGCACACCCTTTATTTCGAGGAATCAAGCTTTTATTGGAGGAAACCAACATAAGCCCCTGTGATGTGGCTGAGAAATTGATGCCCAAACGTGACTCACAAGATGCTGAGGATCGTTTGAAGGACCTGATTTTAGCTATGGGAGGAAGCTGCCGAACGAAAAGCAAAATGCAAGGAAGCCAAACCCAAGAACTTGGTGGCTGAATTACTAAAGAATTTGGCTTGCTTCAAGAAGTCAATGAAGCACCTCAAACTCAAAGCCGGGTGAAACCCAAGGATCTCTCGGGTTCTGATGTTTTTGCTGTGCGAATAGCTAATAAGATAGCCCATCAACTTCCaatgtaaaatatttttagttgttagattttcaattttcacattTTAGCCCTTCAATAGTTGTTTTAGAGCTAGCCACATTGACTTCTTCCACTCTCACATTCTTCTATGCATTTGGTTTGGTGTCATAGGCATAAATTATGGTTTGGTTTGGAATTTCATTTTATGAGTGCATCGCCTTGACAATCAGCATATTATGGCAAATATGGAAAATAAGGAATGAATTTCAGTTTAGCAACATTAGAAAGAACCCGATGTTGCAATTTAGCAAATCTCTAAATGACTGGAATGAATACCAAGAGAGCCAAACAGcggaaggaaaacaaaaagacttGGGGGAAGCTGGAGATGAAGATAAAAGAAGGATTCCTCTAAGAGGGAATTGTATAAGAATCAACACTGATGCTACATTATAGAAGGCAACTGAGAAGGCTGGATGGGCAATGGTAGCAAGAAATGTAGCAGGAGAATTAATGCAAAATTGAACAACTTAACCTAAGAAGGTCTGTACGGAACCCTTGCTGCAAGAAGCCTTAGCAATTCTAATTgcaattgtgacgaccccacttccccctaaggcgtaccaaagggttcggcggaccgcctgcccaactctcgccaggactcactcacaaGCTCACGCGAGTCACGTACAAACACAATCCATGAACCATGAATagcattcccaattcaagcttataatatACATGGATAGGAATCAGGGTACAAAGTCTCGATATACTCAAACTAGTTGAGAGCGTGTACAACCCAAGTACAAAACaatctattcgaggaatagcgcgagtacaagtcaaaattcaaaacaaagtcaaaagcaactagactacgctagcctttacACGTCTCATGcttcgctcgtacc
The genomic region above belongs to Coffea arabica cultivar ET-39 chromosome 7c, Coffea Arabica ET-39 HiFi, whole genome shotgun sequence and contains:
- the LOC113699396 gene encoding MICOS complex subunit MIC60, mitochondrial, yielding MLRRSILRLSSCRLDGRIPIQITSQIPSYLSSRRAMSAASQHNEPQGPGSADKAESRSSLPKILVGGVALGAVVMGAYHTGYLDRFFAKEPHGTAESAKVAAVSEEQLDLREDSKKSLVDEDKIETIANLKYEQTSIPTPKMEHEEKSMSSDSDPSPREDLSRRQEESHFHMKDKPDLKSDDINHIQEEELPSSLGSGTQSDDLSANLGKPSEGSLTMNSSDVKVDSDQQKAVEMTPPFTRDDTAAAENETNSVPVQFNSQDSPKENLASARRQTSSLLDDYNLKSDGNEPTLVSTSKSQGLPGTIEESYISEDGKLVIDFLQAIHAAEKRQAELDAHTFAEDKIMLKEKYEKELRDARARELMYAEREAILNKELNKERVKAAAALKSLQEKLEEKHKMELEIKKNEAELEMKKLQELAKAELASAIASEKAAQIEKMAEANVHINALCMAFYARSEEARQSHSVHKLALGALALEDALTKGLPIQKEMEALHTYLEGIDKDSLLDLVLSSIPEETRINGTDTVLQLNHKFDALRGTLRRYSLIPLGGGGILAHSLAHVASWLKVREADQSGDGIESLMNRVDSFLAEGKLSEAADALENGVKGTQAAEVVGDWVRRARNRAVAEQALTLLQSYATSISLT